Proteins co-encoded in one Cyprinus carpio isolate SPL01 chromosome B5, ASM1834038v1, whole genome shotgun sequence genomic window:
- the ptar1 gene encoding protein prenyltransferase alpha subunit repeat-containing protein 1 isoform X2 encodes MHCCLSSAHCDEIGLIPCPEARYNRSPIVLVENKLGVESWCVKFLLPYVHNKLLLYRQRKQWLDREALVDITCTLLLLNPDFTTAWNVRKELMQCGVLNPEKDLYLGKLALSKHPKSPETWIHRRWVLQWLQKECSPSGQEPKDQAEPRGDAVRRRQCERLQRALQEEMRVCADAAGRYPSNYNAWSHRIWVLQNMAKGNLKVLHDELSSTRLWVSMHVSDHSGFHYRQHLLKALARELNQAGETELHPTQQPNGESTAGASDDNHHNDVIPQLFDEEMELCTDLIESYPGHETLWCHRRHVFYLWHQWRREHLQGAGSQSPPLTHTDVLLSEEPCDEASASQAMDIDCVLDRSKHGSYTQDIKRLKRGPLLPHPGLPSEHTFVSKILTGCRSPEQSRFAIAYRKWLDSVIGQ; translated from the exons ATGCATTGCTGTTTGTCTTCAGCTCATTG TGATGAAATTGGCCTCATTCCGTGCCCCGAAGCCCGGTACAACAGAAGCCCCATAGTCTTGGTGGAGAATAAGCTGGGAGTGGAGAGCTGGTGTGTCAAGTTTCTGCTGCCCTATGTGCATAATAAACTCCTGCTGTACAGGCAGAGAAAGCAGTGGCTCGATCGGGAAG CACTGGTAGATATAACCTGCACATTGCTTCTCCTAAACCCAGATTTTACCACTGCGTGGAATGTCAG GAAAGAGCTCATGCAGTGTGGTGTGTTAAACCCAGAGAAGGACCTTTACCTGGGCAAACTTGCACTATCTAAGCATCCTAAAAGCCCAGAGACATGGATACACAG GCGCTGGGTGTTACAGTGGCTGCAGAAGGAGTGCTCTCCTTCTGGACAAGAACCGAAGGATCAGGCTGAACCCAGAGGAGACGCTGTGAGGAGGAGACAGTGCGAGCGGCTGCAAAGAGCCTTGCAGGAGGAGATGAGGGTCTGTGCAGACGCAGCCGGCCGTTACCCCAGCAACTACAATGCATGGTCCCATCGCATCTGGGTATTGCAAAACATGGCTAAAGGCAATCTGAAG GTTCTGCACGATGAGCTGTCCTCCACCCGACTGTGGGTGTCCATGCACGTGTCAGATCACAGCGGCTTCCACTACCGTCAACACCTGCTCAAGGCCCTGGCCAGAGAGCTGAACCAGGCTGGAGAGACGGAGCTCCACCCCACCCAGCAGCCTAATGGAGAGAGCACAGCGGGCGCGTCTGATGACAATCACCATAATGACGTCATCCCTCAGCTCTTCGATGAGGAGATGGAGCTCTGCACTGATCTCATAGAGTCATATCCGGGCCACGAGACTCTGTGGTGCCACAG GCGACATGTCTTTTACCTGTGGCACCAGTGGCGGAGGGAGCACCTCCAGGGGGCAGGGTCACAATCTCCACCTCTTACCCATACTGACGTCCTCCTCAGCGAGGAGCCCTGTGATGAAGCCAGTGCTTCCCAGGCCATGGACATTGACTGTGTTCTGGATAGGAGCAAACATGGAAGCTACACGCAGGACATCAAGCGACTAAAGCGGGGACCCCTGCTTCCCCACCCCGGACTTCCCTCTGAGCACACGTTTGTCTCTAAAATCCTCACAGGCTGCCGGAGCCCCGAGCAAAGCCGCTTTGCCATTGCCTACAGGAAGTGGCTGGACTCAGTTATAGGTCAGTAG
- the ptar1 gene encoding protein prenyltransferase alpha subunit repeat-containing protein 1 isoform X1, which produces MAESEEEVDVLVQRVVKDINNAFKRNPSIDEIGLIPCPEARYNRSPIVLVENKLGVESWCVKFLLPYVHNKLLLYRQRKQWLDREALVDITCTLLLLNPDFTTAWNVRKELMQCGVLNPEKDLYLGKLALSKHPKSPETWIHRRWVLQWLQKECSPSGQEPKDQAEPRGDAVRRRQCERLQRALQEEMRVCADAAGRYPSNYNAWSHRIWVLQNMAKGNLKVLHDELSSTRLWVSMHVSDHSGFHYRQHLLKALARELNQAGETELHPTQQPNGESTAGASDDNHHNDVIPQLFDEEMELCTDLIESYPGHETLWCHRRHVFYLWHQWRREHLQGAGSQSPPLTHTDVLLSEEPCDEASASQAMDIDCVLDRSKHGSYTQDIKRLKRGPLLPHPGLPSEHTFVSKILTGCRSPEQSRFAIAYRKWLDSVIGQ; this is translated from the exons ATGGCTGAGTCGGAAGAGGAGGTGGATGTCTTGGTCCAGAGAGTTGTGAAAGATATCAACAACGCCTTTAAAAGAAACCCGAGCAT TGATGAAATTGGCCTCATTCCGTGCCCCGAAGCCCGGTACAACAGAAGCCCCATAGTCTTGGTGGAGAATAAGCTGGGAGTGGAGAGCTGGTGTGTCAAGTTTCTGCTGCCCTATGTGCATAATAAACTCCTGCTGTACAGGCAGAGAAAGCAGTGGCTCGATCGGGAAG CACTGGTAGATATAACCTGCACATTGCTTCTCCTAAACCCAGATTTTACCACTGCGTGGAATGTCAG GAAAGAGCTCATGCAGTGTGGTGTGTTAAACCCAGAGAAGGACCTTTACCTGGGCAAACTTGCACTATCTAAGCATCCTAAAAGCCCAGAGACATGGATACACAG GCGCTGGGTGTTACAGTGGCTGCAGAAGGAGTGCTCTCCTTCTGGACAAGAACCGAAGGATCAGGCTGAACCCAGAGGAGACGCTGTGAGGAGGAGACAGTGCGAGCGGCTGCAAAGAGCCTTGCAGGAGGAGATGAGGGTCTGTGCAGACGCAGCCGGCCGTTACCCCAGCAACTACAATGCATGGTCCCATCGCATCTGGGTATTGCAAAACATGGCTAAAGGCAATCTGAAG GTTCTGCACGATGAGCTGTCCTCCACCCGACTGTGGGTGTCCATGCACGTGTCAGATCACAGCGGCTTCCACTACCGTCAACACCTGCTCAAGGCCCTGGCCAGAGAGCTGAACCAGGCTGGAGAGACGGAGCTCCACCCCACCCAGCAGCCTAATGGAGAGAGCACAGCGGGCGCGTCTGATGACAATCACCATAATGACGTCATCCCTCAGCTCTTCGATGAGGAGATGGAGCTCTGCACTGATCTCATAGAGTCATATCCGGGCCACGAGACTCTGTGGTGCCACAG GCGACATGTCTTTTACCTGTGGCACCAGTGGCGGAGGGAGCACCTCCAGGGGGCAGGGTCACAATCTCCACCTCTTACCCATACTGACGTCCTCCTCAGCGAGGAGCCCTGTGATGAAGCCAGTGCTTCCCAGGCCATGGACATTGACTGTGTTCTGGATAGGAGCAAACATGGAAGCTACACGCAGGACATCAAGCGACTAAAGCGGGGACCCCTGCTTCCCCACCCCGGACTTCCCTCTGAGCACACGTTTGTCTCTAAAATCCTCACAGGCTGCCGGAGCCCCGAGCAAAGCCGCTTTGCCATTGCCTACAGGAAGTGGCTGGACTCAGTTATAGGTCAGTAG